Proteins encoded in a region of the Panthera uncia isolate 11264 chromosome B2 unlocalized genomic scaffold, Puncia_PCG_1.0 HiC_scaffold_24, whole genome shotgun sequence genome:
- the POLR1C gene encoding DNA-directed RNA polymerases I and III subunit RPAC1 isoform X2 → MVGIDAAIANAFRRILLAEVPTMAVEKVLVYNNTSIVQDEILAHRLGLIPIHADPRLFEYRNQGDEEGTEIDTLQFRLQVRCTRNPHAAKDSSDPNELYVNHKVYTRHMTWVPLGNQADLFPEGTIRPVHDDILIAQLRPGQEIDLLMHCVKGIGKDHAKFSPVATASYRLLPDITLLEPVEGDAAEELRRCFSPGVIEVQEVQGKKVARVANPRLDTFSREVFRNEKLKKVVRLARVRDHYIFSVESTGVLPPEVLVSEAIKVLMGKCQRFLDELDAVQMD, encoded by the exons ATGGTGGGAATTGATGCAGCCATTGCCAATGCTTTTCGGCGCATTTTATTAGCTGAG GTGCCAACCATGGCTGTGGAAAAGGTCCTGGTGTACAACAACACGTCCATTGTCCAGGATGAGATCCTTGCTCATCGCTTGGGGCTCATTCCCATTCATGCTGATCCCCGTCTTTTTGAATATCGGAACCaag GAGACGAAGAAGGTACAGAGATAGATACTCTACAGTTTCGGCTTCAGGTCAGGTGCACTCGGAACCCCCACGCTGCTAAAGATTCCTCTGACCCCAATGAACTCTATGTGAACCATAAAG TGTACACCAGGCACATGACATGGGTGCCCCTGGGGAATCAGGCTGACCTCTTCCCAGAGGGCACGATCAGACCAGTGCATGATGATATTCTCATCGCTCAGCTACGGCCTGGCCAGGAGATTGACTTACTCATGCACTGTGTCAAGGGCATTG GCAAGGATCATGCCAAGTTTTCACCTGTGGCAACAGCCAGTTACAGGCTTCTGCCAGACATCACCCTGCTTGAGCCTGTGGAAGGGGATGCAGCGGAGGAGCTGAGGCGGTGCTTCTCACCTGGTGTTATTGAGGTGCAGGAAGTCCAAG GTAAAAAGGTGGCCAGAGTTGCCAATCCCCGGCTAGATACCTTCAGCAGAGAAGTGTTCCGGAACGAGAAGCTAAAGAAGGTTGTACGACTTGCTCGAGTTCGGGACCACTATATCT TTTCTGTCGAGTCAACAGGGGTGTTGCCACCAGAGGTGCTAGTGAGTGAAGCCATCAAGGTACTGATGGGGAAGTGCCAACGGTTCTTGGATGAACTAGATGCAGTTCAGATGGACTGA
- the TJAP1 gene encoding tight junction-associated protein 1 isoform X1 codes for MTSAAPAKKPYRKAPPEHRELRLEVPGSRLEQEEPLTDAERMKLLQQENEELRRRLASATRRTEALERELEIGQDCLELELGQSREELDKFKDKFRRLQNSYTASQRTNQELEDKLHTLASLSHSWIFAIKKAEMDRKTLDWEIVELTNKLLDAKNTINKLEELNERYRLDCNLAVQLLKCNKSHFRNHKFADLPCELQDMVRKHLHSGQEAASPGPAPSLMPGAVVPTSVIARVLEKPESLLLNSAQSGSAGRPLAEDVFVHVDMSGGGPGDPASPPAPGSPTSQPNGECRSLGTAGGSPEEELPLPAFEKLSPYPTPSPPHPLYPGRKVIEFSEDKVRIPRNSPLPNCTYATRQAISLSLVEEGGERARPSPVPSSPASAQTSPRHEPSPVPPALSAPASSASSEEDLLASWQRAFVDRTPPPAAVAQRTAFGRDALPDLQRHFALSPADRDEEVLAPSSPPGESGLLLPTEADSGLPREEEEELNLPISPEEERQSLLPGDNGTDRGPVTSHTDGRAWALPSSSRPQRSPKRMGVHHLHRKDSLTQAQEQGNLLN; via the exons ATGACCAGCGCAGCCCCTGCTAAGAAACCGTACCGTAAGGCCCCACCTGAGCATCGGGAGTTGCGGCTGGAGGTTCCTGGATCCCGGCTGGAGCAGGAG GAGCCCCTGACCGATGCAGAGAGGATGAA GCTGTTGCAGCAGGAGAACGAGGAGCTCCGCCGGCGCCTGGCCTCAGCCACCAGGCGCACCGAGGCCCTGGAGCGCGAGCTGGAGATCGGGCAGGACTGCTTGGAGCTGGAGCTGGGCCAGAGCCGCGAGGAGCTGGACAAATTTAAGGACAAATTCCGCAG GCTTCAGAACAGCTACACGGCTTCCCAGAGGACCAACCAGGAGTTGGAGGACAAGCTGCACACACTG GCCTCTCTTAGCCACAGCTGGATCTTTGCA ATCAAGAAGGCGGAGATGGACAGGAAGACGCTGGACTGGGAGATCGTGGAGCTGACCAACAAGCTGCTGGACGCCAAGAACACCATCAACAAGCTGGAGGAGCTCAAT GAGCGGTACCGGCTGGACTGCAACCTGGCTGTGCAGCTCCTCAAGTGCAACAAGTCCCACTTCCGCAACCACAAGTTCGCTGAT CTGCCCTGTGAGCTACAGGACATGGTTCGGAAACATCTGCACAGTGGTCAAGAGGCTGccagcccgggccctgcccctAGCCTGATGCCAGGGGCTGTGGTACCCACCTCGGTCATTGCCCGGGTATTAGAGAAGCCAGAGTCTCTACTGCTCAACTCAGCCCAGTCAGGCAGTGCCGGGCGCCCCTTGGCCGAGGATGTCTTTGTGCACGTGGACATGAGTGGGGGGGGCCCGGGTGACCCAGCcagtcccccagcccctggcagccccACCTCACAACCCAATGGGGAATGTCGCTCCCTGGGCACTGCTGGGGGCTCCCCAGAGGAGGAGTTGCCCCTGCCAGCCTTTGAGAAGCTgagcccctaccccaccccatctccaccACACCCGCTGTATCCTGGCCGCAAGGTAATCGAGTTCTCTGAAGATAAGGTGCGAATCCCCCGCAACAGCCCCCTGCCCAACTGCACTTACGCCACCCGCCAGGCCATTTCCCTGAGCCTGGTGGAGGAGGGCGGTGAGCGGGCCCGCCCCAGCCCAGTGCCCAGTAGCCCTGCCTCAGCCCAGACCTCCCCCCGCCACGAGCCCAGCCCTGTCCCCCCAGCACTCAGTGCCCCGGCCAGCTCTGCCAGCTCTGAGGAGGACCTGCTAGCCAGCTGGCAGCGGGCATTTGTGGACCGCACTCCACCCCCGGCCGCCGTGGCCCAGCGCACAGCCTTTGGACGTGATGCCCTCCCTGACCTGCAGCGCCACTTTGCTCTTAGCCCCGCTGACAGAGATGAGGAGGTTCTGGCGCCTTCTTCCCCACCTGGTGAGAGTGGGCTTTTGCTGCCAACAGAAGCTGATTCTGGCCTtcccagggaggaggaagaagagctgAACCTGCCCATCAGCCCTGAGGAAGAACGCCAGAGTCTGCTGCCCGGTGATAATGGCACAGATCGGGGGCCTGTCACTTCCCACACTGACGGCAGGGCCTGGGCACTCCCCAGCTCCAGCCGTCCCCAGCGCAGCCCCAAGAGGATGGGGGTGCACCACCTTCACCGCAAGGACAGCCTGACCCAGGCCCAAGAGCAGGGCAACCTGCTCAACTAG
- the YIPF3 gene encoding protein YIPF3 isoform X2 gives MATTAAPAGGARSGAGPEWGGFEENIQGGGSAVIDMENMDDTSGSSFEDMGELHQRLREEEVDADAAAAEEEDGEFLGMKGFKGQLSRQVADQMWQAGKRQASRAFSLYANIDILRPYFDVEPAQVRSRLLESMIPIKMVNFPQKIAGELYGPLMLVFTLVAILLHGMKTSDTIIREGTLMGTAIGTCFGYWLGVSSFIYFLAYLCNAQITMLQMLALLGYGLFGHCIVLFITYNIHLHALFYLFWLLVGGLSTLRMGSWTRWRAPTSRLCRGSPETSLPRSLLLGFLPPCSMPQPRLLW, from the exons ATGGCAACTACAGCGGCGCCGGCCGGCGGCGCCCGAAGCGGGGCTGGTCCGGAATGGGGAGGGTTCGAAGAAAACATCCAG GGTGGAGGCTCAGCTGTGATTGACATGGAGAACATGGATGATACCTCAGGCTCCAGCTTCGAGGACATGGGTGAGTTGCATCAGCGCCTGCGCGAGGAAGAAGTAGATGCCGATGCAGCTGCAGCGGAAGAGGAGGATGGGGAGTTCCTGGGCATGAAGGGCTTCAAGGGACAGCTGAGCCGGCAGGTGGCTGATCAG ATGTGGCAGGCAGGGAAGAGACAAGCCTCCAGGGCCTTCAGCTTGTACGCCAACATCGACATCCTGAGACCCTACTTTGATGTGGAGCCTGCCCAGGTGCGAAGCAG gCTCCTGGAGTCCATGATCCCTATCAAGATGGTCAACTTCCCCCAG AAAATCGCAGGTGAACTCTATGGACCTCTCATGCTGGTCTTCACGCTGGTTGCCATCCTCCTCCATGGGATGAAGACATCTGACACCATTATT CGGGAGGGCACCCTGATGGGTACAGCCATTGGCACCTGCTTCGGCTACTGGCTGGGTGTCTCGTCTTTCATTTACTTCCTCGCCTACCTGTGCAACGCCCAGATCACCATGCTCCAGATGCTGGCATTGCTG GGCTATGGCCTCTTTGGGCACTGCATTGTCCTGTTCATCACCTATAACATCCACCTCCATGCCCTCTTCTACCTCTTCTGGTTGCTGGTGGGTGGACTGTCTACTCTACGCATG GGATCCTGGACACGCTGGAGGGCCCCAACATCCCGCCTATGCAGAGGGTCCCCAGAGACATCCCTGCCGCGCTCCCTGCTGCTAGGCTTCCTGCCACCGTGCTCAATGCCACAGCCAAGGCTGTTATGGTGA
- the POLR1C gene encoding DNA-directed RNA polymerases I and III subunit RPAC1 isoform X1 has product MAAAQAVEEMRTRVVLGEFGVRNVHTTDFPGNYSGYDDAWDQDRFEKNFRVDVVHLDENSLEFDMVGIDAAIANAFRRILLAEVPTMAVEKVLVYNNTSIVQDEILAHRLGLIPIHADPRLFEYRNQGDEEGTEIDTLQFRLQVRCTRNPHAAKDSSDPNELYVNHKVYTRHMTWVPLGNQADLFPEGTIRPVHDDILIAQLRPGQEIDLLMHCVKGIGKDHAKFSPVATASYRLLPDITLLEPVEGDAAEELRRCFSPGVIEVQEVQGKKVARVANPRLDTFSREVFRNEKLKKVVRLARVRDHYIFSVESTGVLPPEVLVSEAIKVLMGKCQRFLDELDAVQMD; this is encoded by the exons ATGGCGGCTGCTCAGGCGGTGGAAGAAATGCGGACCCGCGTGGTTCTAGGGGAGTTCGGGGTTCGCAAT GTTCATACAACTGACTTTCCTGGTAACTATTCGGGTTATGATGATGCCTGGGACCAAGACCGCTTCGAGAAG AATTTCCGTGTGGATGTAGTGCACTTGGATGAAAACTCATTGGAGTTTGACATGGTGGGAATTGATGCAGCCATTGCCAATGCTTTTCGGCGCATTTTATTAGCTGAG GTGCCAACCATGGCTGTGGAAAAGGTCCTGGTGTACAACAACACGTCCATTGTCCAGGATGAGATCCTTGCTCATCGCTTGGGGCTCATTCCCATTCATGCTGATCCCCGTCTTTTTGAATATCGGAACCaag GAGACGAAGAAGGTACAGAGATAGATACTCTACAGTTTCGGCTTCAGGTCAGGTGCACTCGGAACCCCCACGCTGCTAAAGATTCCTCTGACCCCAATGAACTCTATGTGAACCATAAAG TGTACACCAGGCACATGACATGGGTGCCCCTGGGGAATCAGGCTGACCTCTTCCCAGAGGGCACGATCAGACCAGTGCATGATGATATTCTCATCGCTCAGCTACGGCCTGGCCAGGAGATTGACTTACTCATGCACTGTGTCAAGGGCATTG GCAAGGATCATGCCAAGTTTTCACCTGTGGCAACAGCCAGTTACAGGCTTCTGCCAGACATCACCCTGCTTGAGCCTGTGGAAGGGGATGCAGCGGAGGAGCTGAGGCGGTGCTTCTCACCTGGTGTTATTGAGGTGCAGGAAGTCCAAG GTAAAAAGGTGGCCAGAGTTGCCAATCCCCGGCTAGATACCTTCAGCAGAGAAGTGTTCCGGAACGAGAAGCTAAAGAAGGTTGTACGACTTGCTCGAGTTCGGGACCACTATATCT TTTCTGTCGAGTCAACAGGGGTGTTGCCACCAGAGGTGCTAGTGAGTGAAGCCATCAAGGTACTGATGGGGAAGTGCCAACGGTTCTTGGATGAACTAGATGCAGTTCAGATGGACTGA
- the TJAP1 gene encoding tight junction-associated protein 1 isoform X2, with protein MTSAAPAKKPYRKAPPEHRELRLEVPGSRLEQEEPLTDAERMKLLQQENEELRRRLASATRRTEALERELEIGQDCLELELGQSREELDKFKDKFRRLQNSYTASQRTNQELEDKLHTLIKKAEMDRKTLDWEIVELTNKLLDAKNTINKLEELNERYRLDCNLAVQLLKCNKSHFRNHKFADLPCELQDMVRKHLHSGQEAASPGPAPSLMPGAVVPTSVIARVLEKPESLLLNSAQSGSAGRPLAEDVFVHVDMSGGGPGDPASPPAPGSPTSQPNGECRSLGTAGGSPEEELPLPAFEKLSPYPTPSPPHPLYPGRKVIEFSEDKVRIPRNSPLPNCTYATRQAISLSLVEEGGERARPSPVPSSPASAQTSPRHEPSPVPPALSAPASSASSEEDLLASWQRAFVDRTPPPAAVAQRTAFGRDALPDLQRHFALSPADRDEEVLAPSSPPGESGLLLPTEADSGLPREEEEELNLPISPEEERQSLLPGDNGTDRGPVTSHTDGRAWALPSSSRPQRSPKRMGVHHLHRKDSLTQAQEQGNLLN; from the exons ATGACCAGCGCAGCCCCTGCTAAGAAACCGTACCGTAAGGCCCCACCTGAGCATCGGGAGTTGCGGCTGGAGGTTCCTGGATCCCGGCTGGAGCAGGAG GAGCCCCTGACCGATGCAGAGAGGATGAA GCTGTTGCAGCAGGAGAACGAGGAGCTCCGCCGGCGCCTGGCCTCAGCCACCAGGCGCACCGAGGCCCTGGAGCGCGAGCTGGAGATCGGGCAGGACTGCTTGGAGCTGGAGCTGGGCCAGAGCCGCGAGGAGCTGGACAAATTTAAGGACAAATTCCGCAG GCTTCAGAACAGCTACACGGCTTCCCAGAGGACCAACCAGGAGTTGGAGGACAAGCTGCACACACTG ATCAAGAAGGCGGAGATGGACAGGAAGACGCTGGACTGGGAGATCGTGGAGCTGACCAACAAGCTGCTGGACGCCAAGAACACCATCAACAAGCTGGAGGAGCTCAAT GAGCGGTACCGGCTGGACTGCAACCTGGCTGTGCAGCTCCTCAAGTGCAACAAGTCCCACTTCCGCAACCACAAGTTCGCTGAT CTGCCCTGTGAGCTACAGGACATGGTTCGGAAACATCTGCACAGTGGTCAAGAGGCTGccagcccgggccctgcccctAGCCTGATGCCAGGGGCTGTGGTACCCACCTCGGTCATTGCCCGGGTATTAGAGAAGCCAGAGTCTCTACTGCTCAACTCAGCCCAGTCAGGCAGTGCCGGGCGCCCCTTGGCCGAGGATGTCTTTGTGCACGTGGACATGAGTGGGGGGGGCCCGGGTGACCCAGCcagtcccccagcccctggcagccccACCTCACAACCCAATGGGGAATGTCGCTCCCTGGGCACTGCTGGGGGCTCCCCAGAGGAGGAGTTGCCCCTGCCAGCCTTTGAGAAGCTgagcccctaccccaccccatctccaccACACCCGCTGTATCCTGGCCGCAAGGTAATCGAGTTCTCTGAAGATAAGGTGCGAATCCCCCGCAACAGCCCCCTGCCCAACTGCACTTACGCCACCCGCCAGGCCATTTCCCTGAGCCTGGTGGAGGAGGGCGGTGAGCGGGCCCGCCCCAGCCCAGTGCCCAGTAGCCCTGCCTCAGCCCAGACCTCCCCCCGCCACGAGCCCAGCCCTGTCCCCCCAGCACTCAGTGCCCCGGCCAGCTCTGCCAGCTCTGAGGAGGACCTGCTAGCCAGCTGGCAGCGGGCATTTGTGGACCGCACTCCACCCCCGGCCGCCGTGGCCCAGCGCACAGCCTTTGGACGTGATGCCCTCCCTGACCTGCAGCGCCACTTTGCTCTTAGCCCCGCTGACAGAGATGAGGAGGTTCTGGCGCCTTCTTCCCCACCTGGTGAGAGTGGGCTTTTGCTGCCAACAGAAGCTGATTCTGGCCTtcccagggaggaggaagaagagctgAACCTGCCCATCAGCCCTGAGGAAGAACGCCAGAGTCTGCTGCCCGGTGATAATGGCACAGATCGGGGGCCTGTCACTTCCCACACTGACGGCAGGGCCTGGGCACTCCCCAGCTCCAGCCGTCCCCAGCGCAGCCCCAAGAGGATGGGGGTGCACCACCTTCACCGCAAGGACAGCCTGACCCAGGCCCAAGAGCAGGGCAACCTGCTCAACTAG
- the LRRC73 gene encoding leucine-rich repeat-containing protein 73 produces MLPSSIQISGEPLSGAEVRDICRGLRDNAVRLLSLRGCRLCDRDFGRICRALAGATSLAQLNLNLGVVSSPSRIKQLAEALRTNRSIQSLFLHGSPLTDAGLALLNPALALHPALVALDLGDCMLGDEAINLICGLLPPDGAKSGLKELTLSANPGITPKGWSRLAIAVAHSSQVRVLNLDYNPLGDHVAGMLAVAVASSRTLEVLDLEGTGLTNQSAQTLLDMVENYPTALRSLVLAENSISPELQQQICDLLSEGEEEEEVAGGAGDTQERERGREPATHQRSSSSWMCPSDPSSQMVLMTSGLGDSLLAETEM; encoded by the exons ATGCTGCCCAGCTCCATCCAGATTTCGGGGGAACCGCTGTCAGGCGCCGAGGTGCGGGACATCTGCCGCGGCCTGCGCGACAACGCCGTGCGCCTGCTCTCACTGCGCGGCTGCCGCCTCTGCGACCGCGACTTCGGCCGCATCTGCCGGGCCCTGGCCGGGGCCACGTCCCTGGCGCAGCTCAACCTTAACCTAGGCGTCGTGTCCAGTCCCAGCCGCATCAAGCAGCTGGCAGAGGCACTGCGGACCAACCGCTCCATCCAGTCCCTCTT CCTACATGGGAGTCCCCTGACAGATGCAGGGCTGGCCTTGCTGAACCCAGCCCTGGCCCTCCACCCTGCCCTTGTGGCTCTGGACCTGGGGGACTGCATGCTGGGTGATGAAGCCATCAACCTCATCTGTGGCCTCCTCCCCCCAGATGGAGCCAAGTCAG GCTTGAAGGAGCTAACGCTGAGTGCCAACCCTGGCATCACCCCTAAGGGCTGGAGCCGCCTCGCGATTGCTGTGGCCCACAGCTCCCAGGTCCGCGTCCTCAATCTGGACTACAACCCCCTGG GTGACCATGTGGCAGGGATGCTGGCTGTAGCTGTGGCCTCCAGCCGCACCTTAGAGGTCCTAGACTTGGAGGGCACAGGGCTCACCAACCAGTCAGCTCAG ACCCTGCTGGACATGGTAGAAAATTACCCCACGGCCTTGCGGAGCCTGGTGTTGGCTGAGAACAGCATTAGCCCAGAGCTGCAGCAACAGATCTGTGACCTCCTctcagagggagaggaggaggaggaggtggcggGAGGGGCTGGCGACACCCAGGAACGAGAGAGAGGGCGGGAGCCTGCCACCCACCAGAGGAGCAGCAGCTCCTGGATGTGCCCCAGTG ATCCCAGCTCTCAGATGGTGCTCATGACTTCAGGACTCGGTGACAGTCTGTTGGCTGAGACCGAGATGTGA
- the YIPF3 gene encoding protein YIPF3 isoform X1 — MATTAAPAGGARSGAGPEWGGFEENIQGGGSAVIDMENMDDTSGSSFEDMGELHQRLREEEVDADAAAAEEEDGEFLGMKGFKGQLSRQVADQMWQAGKRQASRAFSLYANIDILRPYFDVEPAQVRSRLLESMIPIKMVNFPQKIAGELYGPLMLVFTLVAILLHGMKTSDTIIREGTLMGTAIGTCFGYWLGVSSFIYFLAYLCNAQITMLQMLALLGYGLFGHCIVLFITYNIHLHALFYLFWLLVGGLSTLRMVAVLVSRTVGPTQRLLLCGTLAALHMLFLLYLHFAYHKVVEGILDTLEGPNIPPMQRVPRDIPAALPAARLPATVLNATAKAVMVTLQSH; from the exons ATGGCAACTACAGCGGCGCCGGCCGGCGGCGCCCGAAGCGGGGCTGGTCCGGAATGGGGAGGGTTCGAAGAAAACATCCAG GGTGGAGGCTCAGCTGTGATTGACATGGAGAACATGGATGATACCTCAGGCTCCAGCTTCGAGGACATGGGTGAGTTGCATCAGCGCCTGCGCGAGGAAGAAGTAGATGCCGATGCAGCTGCAGCGGAAGAGGAGGATGGGGAGTTCCTGGGCATGAAGGGCTTCAAGGGACAGCTGAGCCGGCAGGTGGCTGATCAG ATGTGGCAGGCAGGGAAGAGACAAGCCTCCAGGGCCTTCAGCTTGTACGCCAACATCGACATCCTGAGACCCTACTTTGATGTGGAGCCTGCCCAGGTGCGAAGCAG gCTCCTGGAGTCCATGATCCCTATCAAGATGGTCAACTTCCCCCAG AAAATCGCAGGTGAACTCTATGGACCTCTCATGCTGGTCTTCACGCTGGTTGCCATCCTCCTCCATGGGATGAAGACATCTGACACCATTATT CGGGAGGGCACCCTGATGGGTACAGCCATTGGCACCTGCTTCGGCTACTGGCTGGGTGTCTCGTCTTTCATTTACTTCCTCGCCTACCTGTGCAACGCCCAGATCACCATGCTCCAGATGCTGGCATTGCTG GGCTATGGCCTCTTTGGGCACTGCATTGTCCTGTTCATCACCTATAACATCCACCTCCATGCCCTCTTCTACCTCTTCTGGTTGCTGGTGGGTGGACTGTCTACTCTACGCATG GTGGCAGTGTTGGTGTCACGGACTGTGGGCCCTACACAGCGGCTGCTCCTCTGTGGCACCCTGGCCGCCCTACACATGCTTTTCCTGCTCTATCTGCATTTTGCCTACCACAAGGTGGTAGAGG GGATCCTGGACACGCTGGAGGGCCCCAACATCCCGCCTATGCAGAGGGTCCCCAGAGACATCCCTGCCGCGCTCCCTGCTGCTAGGCTTCCTGCCACCGTGCTCAATGCCACAGCCAAGGCTGTTATGGTGACCCTGCAGTCACACTGA